Proteins found in one Triticum urartu cultivar G1812 chromosome 4, Tu2.1, whole genome shotgun sequence genomic segment:
- the LOC125554096 gene encoding uncharacterized protein LOC125554096 — translation MEPKHSAEMSRHLDKQNHALMETYRVMSHELHKLQVEEETIMRKLYELMSAEGLLPKHKEKRQPEKAGESSQENEEQEP, via the exons ATGGAACCAAAGCATTCTGCTGAAATGTCCAG GCATTTGGACAAGCAAAATCATGCCCTAATGGAAACATACCGAGTAATGTCCCATGAGTTGCATAAACTACAG GTTGAAGAGGAAACAATCATGCGCAAGTTGTATGAGCTGATGTCTGCAGAAGGGCTTCTTCCAAAG CACAAGGAAAAAAGGCAGCCGGAGAAAGCTGGGGAATCAAGCCAGGAAAACGAAGAACAGGAACCATAG
- the LOC125554098 gene encoding transcription factor RSL2-like — MEASEASWHSFDPSVAAEDSEEMARLLGVQFFGNDQKQHPAAAPPSSMYWPGQEAANQYYTSAPYCMQMQDHASAGAGYYSHGYYDGDATAMAGNFFVAPEEQIMADPAGFMVDLNLQFDDQDDGAGTSAAACKRKFGDQNGTQSDAVTAPKKKARSTAPPVQRKGKSSAQPKKASKGSCSRGAQEESNGEATNHVQSSSNYLSDEEGSLEMTSCSNMSSASKKTSSSRGDHGGGAKARAGRGAATDPQSLYARKRREKINERLKVLQNLIPNGTKVDISTMLEEAVHYIKFMQLQIKLLSSDDMWMFAPIAYNGFNVGLDLKIAPPQQ, encoded by the exons ATGGAGGCCTCGGAGGCGAGCTGGCACTCGTTCGACCCGTCGGTGGCCGCGGAGGACTCCGAGGAGATGGCGCGGCTGCTCGGGGTGCAGTTCTTCGGCAACGACCAGAAGCAGCATCCGGCCGCGGCGCCGCCGTCGTCCATGTACTGGCCTGGCCAGGAGGCTGCCAACCAGTACTACACCTCGGCGCCGTACTGCATGCAGATGCAGGATCACGCCTCGGCCGGCGCGGGTTACTACAGCCACGGCTACTACGACGGCGATGCCACTGCCATGGCCGGTAACTTCTTCGTGGCGCCGGAGGAGCAGATCATGGCCGATCCGGCTGGATTCATGGTCGATCTGAACCTCCAGTTCGACGACCAGGACGACGGCGCCGGCACGTCGGCGGCGGCGTGCAAGAGGAAGTTCGGCGACCAGAACGGCACTCAGAGCGACGCGGTCACCGCCCCGAAGAAGAAGGCGCGCTCCACGGCACCACCG GTGCAGAGGAAGGGCAAGAGCAGCGCGCAGCCCAAGAAGGCTTCGAAGGGCTCGTGCAGCCGAGGCGCCCAGGAAGAGAGCAATGGCGAGGCCaccaaccacgtgcaaagctccaGCAACTACCTCTCCGACGAGGAGGGCTCGCTGGAGATGACCTCCTGCAGCAACATGAGCTCGGCGTCCAAGAAGACGTCGTCGTCGCGGGGTGACCACGGCGGCGGCGCCAAGGCGAGGGCCGGGCGCGGAGCGGCCACCGACCCGCAGAGCCTCTACGCCAGG AAACGTAGAGAAAAGATCAACGAGCGGCTGAAGGTGCTGCAGAACCTCATCCCTAACGGAACCAAG GTGGACATCAGCACGATGCTGGAAGAAGCAGTTCACTACATCAAGTTCATGCAGCTCCAGATCAAG CTTTTGAGCTCGGATGACATGTGGATGTTCGCGCCGATCGCCTACAACGGCTTCAACGTCGGCCTCGACCTCAAGATCGCGCCGCCGCAGCAATGA